Proteins from a single region of Pseudomonas sp. BSw22131:
- a CDS encoding helix-turn-helix transcriptional regulator translates to MARLRKEHGITQTQLAERLGVSQQTIQAYESGKRRIQVAALPELARLLSTTLEELFGQQQETTVRKRGPAPKWQQRLEAIDQLPKSQQTFVAQMLDALIAQATTKASSEGREILQ, encoded by the coding sequence ATTGCCCGCCTGCGCAAAGAACACGGCATCACCCAAACCCAACTGGCTGAACGGCTGGGCGTGTCTCAGCAGACTATCCAAGCCTATGAGTCCGGCAAGCGGCGGATTCAGGTAGCGGCGTTGCCGGAGCTGGCCCGGCTGCTTTCGACCACACTCGAAGAGCTGTTTGGTCAGCAGCAGGAAACCACTGTGCGTAAGCGTGGGCCTGCTCCGAAATGGCAACAGCGACTGGAAGCCATCGACCAACTGCCCAAGAGCCAACAGACATTCGTTGCGCAGATGCTCGACGCCCTGATTGCTCAGGCCACGACCAAGGCAAGCAGCGAAGGAAGAGAGATTTTGCAGTAA